Proteins encoded by one window of Cylindrospermum stagnale PCC 7417:
- a CDS encoding FHA domain-containing protein: MTEISKSDLLTLRDSPMKAELAEKELARKLNLYQVFLKLYEHHSSLLDEIIQLESLDPMSLKGMEPIYLQGVVDNGAVYVITNLCDNKTQSLQQPQRIWTIGRDYSSGIQIPDRYLSRRHAAIQYIDNQGFYLIDFKSTNGSAVNGKPVSQQVLLKDGDRIRLGTMTFGFFLNQTSRVLPTVAMELLMQLVPRTGDGSEESQSNLRCLQKPGAENLDAARDFSLDPNLIKKLGNLYSSFSVEQQSEILDRFYSQHKPYNPTS, translated from the coding sequence ATGACTGAAATCAGCAAGTCAGATTTGTTGACATTAAGAGACTCACCGATGAAGGCTGAATTGGCAGAAAAGGAATTAGCTCGGAAATTAAATTTATATCAGGTGTTCCTGAAGTTGTATGAGCACCATAGCAGTCTTCTAGATGAAATTATTCAGCTAGAAAGCCTAGATCCTATGTCGTTGAAGGGGATGGAACCAATTTATCTACAAGGTGTAGTAGATAATGGTGCTGTTTATGTGATTACTAACTTATGCGACAATAAGACTCAAAGTTTACAACAGCCGCAGCGGATTTGGACAATAGGTCGTGATTATAGTAGTGGGATTCAGATTCCTGATAGATATTTGTCTCGTCGGCATGCTGCCATTCAGTATATTGACAATCAAGGTTTCTACTTAATTGATTTCAAAAGTACTAATGGTTCTGCTGTGAATGGTAAACCAGTCAGTCAGCAAGTCTTACTCAAAGATGGCGATCGCATCCGGCTAGGGACGATGACTTTTGGTTTTTTCCTGAATCAAACCAGCCGCGTTCTCCCGACTGTAGCAATGGAGTTATTGATGCAGCTTGTGCCTCGAACTGGTGATGGTTCAGAAGAGTCACAGAGTAACTTGCGCTGCTTACAAAAACCTGGAGCTGAAAACCTAGATGCTGCCAGAGATTTTTCCTTAGATCCCAACTTAATTAAAAAGCTGGGCAATTTGTATAGCAGCTTCAGTGTAGAGCAGCAGTCAGAAATTCTAGATCGCTTTTACAGCCAGCACAAACCCTATAATCCTACTAGCTGA
- a CDS encoding DUF3859 domain-containing protein — MTQRLTQEQLTQLIAEVQGLQIRREGELDQEQVKEILQELNLPPELLDEALIQLRRRQALKVKQRRNLWLISVVVAALVVAIASTIYFNQQRTAVLSRISPQQDRISLASDDGGNLKTISRQSNPEVFYRVTLKDAPIGKKLSLSCTWIDPTGVIVKQNNYQTREINTNVWDTYCRYKINSAAPVGDWTVKMFLEGRMISDETFEVK, encoded by the coding sequence ATGACGCAGCGACTGACTCAAGAGCAATTAACACAACTAATCGCTGAGGTACAAGGGCTGCAAATTCGCCGGGAAGGGGAACTTGACCAGGAACAGGTTAAGGAGATTTTACAAGAATTAAATTTACCGCCAGAGTTACTGGATGAAGCGCTGATACAATTACGTCGTCGCCAAGCGTTGAAAGTGAAGCAACGCCGGAATCTCTGGCTGATATCTGTAGTAGTTGCAGCTTTAGTGGTGGCGATCGCATCTACAATATATTTCAATCAGCAGCGAACCGCTGTACTCTCCAGGATTTCACCCCAACAAGACCGCATTAGCCTAGCATCGGATGATGGCGGTAACTTGAAGACTATCTCTCGTCAAAGCAATCCAGAGGTTTTTTACCGTGTGACGTTGAAAGATGCACCAATAGGTAAGAAACTATCTCTCTCTTGTACGTGGATTGACCCAACTGGTGTAATTGTCAAGCAAAATAACTATCAAACCCGCGAAATTAATACGAATGTTTGGGACACTTATTGTCGCTACAAGATTAACTCTGCTGCACCTGTTGGTGATTGGACAGTGAAAATGTTTCTAGAAGGTCGGATGATTAGCGATGAAACATTTGAGGTGAAGTAG
- a CDS encoding mevalonate kinase family protein yields MKIFVPGRLCLFGEHSDWAGGYRRYNRELKKGYTLLVGTNQGLYAEVKSHPTHLLLQASLTDGSNKILTLPMDQRTLLTEAEKGGFFSYAAGVAYQISTHYDVSGLDIDNYLTDLPIQKGLSSSAALCVLVARAFNRVYDLKMSRQEEMEFAYLGEITTPSRCGRMDQACAYGDRPIAMIFDGDHTDVIELKAPQNLFLAIVDLAASKNTQQILSHLNDCYPLATNELQRNVQKYLGAISYQITQAAIDALQTGDAAKIGMLMKQAQAEFDQHLIPACPGQLTAPILHQLLNYPPIQELIFGGKGVGSQGDGTAQFILKDEVSQQKFIEIINRDFPQMQCLKLTIYAAK; encoded by the coding sequence ATGAAAATTTTTGTTCCGGGGCGTCTGTGTCTATTTGGTGAACACAGTGATTGGGCGGGAGGTTATCGTCGCTACAATCGCGAACTAAAAAAGGGCTACACGTTGCTTGTGGGAACTAATCAGGGACTGTATGCCGAGGTAAAGTCGCATCCTACCCATTTGCTACTACAGGCTTCTCTGACTGATGGTAGTAATAAAATCCTAACTTTACCGATGGATCAGCGGACTTTGCTGACTGAAGCCGAAAAGGGCGGGTTTTTCAGTTATGCGGCTGGTGTGGCTTACCAAATTAGCACCCACTACGACGTCAGCGGATTGGATATTGACAATTACCTGACAGATTTGCCAATTCAAAAAGGGTTGTCTTCCAGTGCCGCCCTCTGTGTGTTGGTGGCGCGGGCATTTAACAGGGTGTATGACTTAAAGATGAGCCGGCAGGAGGAGATGGAGTTTGCCTATCTGGGGGAAATTACCACGCCTTCCCGCTGTGGACGGATGGATCAAGCTTGTGCTTATGGCGATCGCCCCATAGCGATGATCTTCGATGGCGATCACACTGATGTCATCGAGTTAAAAGCACCGCAGAATTTATTTTTAGCGATCGTCGATCTTGCGGCTAGTAAAAATACCCAACAAATTCTCAGCCACCTCAATGACTGCTATCCCTTGGCTACCAACGAACTACAAAGAAATGTGCAAAAATACCTCGGTGCCATTAGTTATCAAATTACCCAAGCAGCAATTGACGCCCTGCAAACAGGCGATGCAGCTAAAATTGGTATGCTGATGAAACAAGCACAGGCAGAATTTGATCAGCATCTGATTCCCGCCTGTCCTGGGCAGTTAACTGCACCCATTCTGCACCAACTGCTAAATTACCCACCAATTCAAGAGTTGATTTTCGGTGGTAAAGGTGTGGGTTCCCAAGGAGATGGCACTGCACAATTTATTCTGAAAGACGAGGTAAGTCAGCAAAAATTTATCGAGATAATTAATCGCGACTTTCCCCAAATGCAATGTTTAAAATTGACTATTTATGCGGCAAAATAA